In Castanea sativa cultivar Marrone di Chiusa Pesio chromosome 6, ASM4071231v1, a single window of DNA contains:
- the LOC142638242 gene encoding putative serine/threonine-protein kinase WNK11, translating into MPEENANTTDRETEAFAEVDPTGRFGRYNDLLGSGAVKKVYRAFDQEEGIEVAWNQVRLRNFSDDPVLINRLLSEVKLLRTLKNKYIIVCYSVWKDDERNTLNFITEVCTSGNLRDYRKRHRHVSLKALKKWSKQVLVGLEYLHTHEPCIIHRDLNCSNIFINGNIGQVKIGDLGFAAIVGKSHAAHSILGTPEYMAPELYEEDYTEMVDIYSFGMCLLEMVTMEIPYSECDSVAKIYKKVTTGVKPQALNKEMDPEVKAFIEKCLAQPRARPSASDLLKDPFFSEVSDEETEPTG; encoded by the exons ATGCCTGAGGAAAATGCAAACACAACTGATCGTGAAACTGAAGCGTTTGCTGAGGTTGATCCCACTGGACGTTTTGGGAGGTACAATGATCTTCTAGGCTCTGGCGCTGTGAAGAAGGTTTACAGGGCTTTTGATCAGGAGGAAGGTATAGAGGTGGCCTGGAATCAGGTCAGGTTGAGGAATTTCAGTGACGATCCAGTGCTTATCAATCGGCTTCTCTCTGAGGTTAAGCTATTGAGGacattgaaaaacaaatacatCATTGTTTGTTACAGTGTATGGAAGGATGATGAACGTAACACGCTGAATTTCATTACTGAGGTGTGCACATCGGGAAATTTGAGGGATTACAGGAAGAGGCATCGCCATGTTTCCCTTAAGGCCTTGAAGAAGTGGTCAAAGCAGGTGCTTGTGGGATTGGAGTATCTGCATACCCATGAGCCATGTATTATTCACCGAGATCTTAATTGCAGTAACATCTTTATCAATGGAAACATTGGCCAG GTGAAAATCGGTGATCTGGGGTTTGCGGCAATTGTAGGAAAGAGCCATGCAGCACATTCAATTTTAGGGACACCAGAGTACATGGCACCAGAGCTGTATGAGGAAGACTACACTGAGATGGTTGACATATACTCCTTTGGTATGTGCTTGCTTGAGATGGTGACAATGGAGATCCCATACAGCGAATGTGATAGTGTTGCCAAGATATACAAGAAGGTGACGACTGGAGTGAAGCCCCAAGCTTTGAACAAGGAGATGGATCCGGAAGTGAAGGCGTTCATTGAGAAGTGCCTAGCCCAGCCAAGGGCAAGACCTTCAGCCTCTGATCTTCTCAAAGACCCCTTCTTTTCTGAAGTCAGTGATGAAGAGACTGAGCCAACTGGTTGA
- the LOC142641073 gene encoding uncharacterized protein LOC142641073 has translation MLLSPGHSPRHLSSPSPSTPVSDNALQTPKNSNQITPRNPRNHPKVLDEDSYVAAIEKIIERDFFPDISKLRDRLDWLEAIRTGDPVQIRDAQLKIMERRAAKVNNSNTDRKTQTPGSTFVRNFTPLDEFDAKTPKSAMNFSVSDRDRELFGVSSDNNNNNNISEVDVSLSLDEFFRRHTSEDNYSFTKILEKVNRKRKERHGYLLEGEDEDVKAIEDVKRERITDGYGTSDQPVSTLEGWKYTAKNLLMYHPADRGEAPLTEEERAVRLKALTKEISRANTRFHGKMLDSRPKDDGTVEVLYTPVAGATPVPVFDRDGDKLKKYDLEDLRKTPNLFYVESGKKAENGYSFVRTPSPAPGVDESPFITWGEIEGTPLRLETEDTPIDIGGSGEGPHYKIPRVPVRDEKAHSLSRDAARKLRERSKIFQKPPLPSPVRGGSASPSVRTLSPAAQKFVRNAIAKSSSTVDETLRASYRGASPALATPKSVRSVSRFGTDGSVVSRSPSVREGSNPPW, from the coding sequence ATGCTTCTCTCTCCAGGTCACTCTCCTCGCCATCTCTCTTCCCCATCGCCTTCGACACCAGTTTCCGATAATGCCCTCCAAACCCCTAAGAATTCCAATCAAATCACTCCCAGAAACCCTAGGAACCACCCCAAGGTCCTCGACGAGGACTCCTATGTCGCTGCAATTGAGAAGATCATCGAGCGTGACTTCTTCCCTGACATCTCGAAGCTCCGGGACCGGCTCGATTGGCTAGAGGCGATCAGGACGGGTGACCCGGTTCAAATCCGAGACGCCCAGTTGAAGATCATGGAGCGCCGTGCTGCAAAGGTAAATAATTCCAATACTGATCGGAAAACTCAAACACCCGGTTCCACATTTGTTAGAAATTTTACACCTCTCGATGAATTTGATGCTAAAACCCCGAAAAGCGCCATGAATTTTAGCGTTTCGGATAGGGATAGGGAATTATTCGGTGTTAGTAgcgataataataataataataatattagtgaGGTCGATGTGTCTTTGTCGTTGGATGAGTTCTTTAGGCGGCATACGAGTGAGGATAATTATAGTTTTACGAAGATTTTAGAGAAAGTGAATAGGAAGAGGAAAGAGAGACATGGGTATCTGTTAGAaggtgaagatgaagatgttAAAGCAATTGAGGATGTCAAGAGGGAGAGAATTACTGATGGGTATGGTACTTCGGATCAACCCGTGAGTACTTTGGAAGGCTGGAAGTATACAGCAAAAAATTTGTTGATGTATCATCCGGCCGATAGGGGGGAAGCCCCATTGACAGAGGAGGAACGGGCAGTTAGGTTAAAGGCTTTAACCAAGGAAATCAGTCGTGCTAATACTAGGTTTCATGGGAAAATGTTGGATTCTAGGCCAAAAGATGATGGGACTGTTGAGGTGCTTTATACACCAGTGGCAGGGGCAACCCCAGTTCCAGTGTTTGATAGAGATGGGGATAAGTTGAAGAAGTATGATTTGGAGGATTTGAGGAAGACCCCGAATCTGTTTTATGTTGAGTCAGGGAAGAAAGCGGAAAATGGGTATAGTTTTGTTAGAACTCCATCGCCTGCACCAGGGGTTGATGAGTCACCGTTTATTACATGGGGTGAAATTGAAGGTACACCATTAAGGTTGGAGACTGAGGACACTCCGATTGATATTGGGGGAAGTGGTGAGGGTCCTCATTATAAGATTCCAAGAGTGCCTGTAAGGGACGAGAAGGCTCACTCACTGTCTAGGGATGCTGCACGGAAGCTGAGGGAGAGGTCGAAGATCTTTCAGAAGCCTCCGCTGCCATCCCCTGTTAGAGGGGGTAGTGCTAGTCCGAGTGTGCGAACACTTTCTCCTGCTGCCCAGAAGTTTGTAAGGAATGCAATCGCAAAGTCTTCCTCTACTGTTGATGAGACTCTCCGTGCCAGCTACCGAGGTGCAAGCCCTGCTTTGGCTACTCCTAAAAGTGTAAGGAGCGTTTCAAGGTTCGGTACAGATGGGAGTGTGGTCTCTAGGTCACCTTCTGTAAGAGAAGGTTCTAATCCTCCTTGGTGa